CCATGAGCTTCCCCGTTTCTGGCACTCTCATGATTGAGCCCACCGAGTCCGAGTCGCGCGCTGAGCTTGACCGCTTCTGCGACTCTCTCATCCAGATCCGCAAGGAGATTGCCGACATTGAGTCTGGCAAGATCCCCAGGGAGAacaacctcctcaagaacGCGCCTCACCCCCAGGAGGATCTCGTCTCTTCCGAGTGGGACCGACCTTATAGCCGTGAGGACGCAGCCTATCCCCTGCCCTggctgagggagaagaagatgtgGCCCTCTGTGGCCCGCGTGGATGATGCTTACGGTGATACCAACCTGTTCTGCACATGCCCACCCGTCGAGGGAAGTGAGAACCtgtaaaaggaaaaaaaagggagATAATAGGTTAAACGATAGATGATGGCTTTTTAAGATTTGGTAGCGTTTGTTTATTTTGGAAGCGGGAAAAAGATCATATTCAACCATGATGGCTCCTATTGCATGCTTGGAAGGTTTTCAGTGTTAGAACCTCTTCAACGAAAGGCGAATTGATCTCTGGTTGGCAGAGTTTTGCGATGAGCAATAGTTTACTAGATAAAAGTTGAACCAATTCACacaagttaaaaaaaaattgcaAGTTAAACAATTCACCAAAGTTAAAACACCAAAATTTCTTCACTTGAAAAtccatgatgatgccaaATTTGACTGAGGACTTGATATCTATTCGCTTTTTCAAAAACACCATTAACCCGACTAAAAAACACCTAGCGAACTCTTTGCACTTAGTGATCCTTGGTGTGCTCAGCGTAAGCAGCCTCATCCATCAATCCCTCCAGCGCAGAAACgtcctcagcctcaacctTGATGAGCCATCCCTCACCCTCGGGGTCCTTTCCAAGGTCCGCGGGGGAGTCGTTCAGAGGCTCGTTGACCTCGACGACAGAGCCAGAAACGGGGGCCACAATGTCGGACGCAGACTTGACAGACTCGACGGTGCCGAAGGACTCGCCCTCGGTTGTCTCGTCGCCTGTGGCGGGGAGCTCAACGTAGACGACGTCGCCGAGAGCTTCAGCGGCGTAGTTGGAGATGCCAATTGTGCCTAGAGGTGTCAATTGTTTGAACTTGTTGAGTCAAAGGGTGCTTACAGGTCTTGCCGTCATCAGCCAGGTCAACCCACTCGTGGCTCTCAGTGTATCGCCTCTTGAGGACTGTGAAATGTCAGAATAGCTTCTCATGAAAGATCAGGAGGTGCGACTCACGGTTGAGAGAGACTGAAAAGCATCGTCGAGGAGCAATGCTGGCAGCCTTGCAAGCAAAGGCAGTCTGAGGTGCTCGAAGAGCAGAAGACCTCACTCGAGAGGCGGTAGCCCAAGCTTGTCTAGCGATGAATCCCGACATTGTGACTGGTGATGTGTAAAGATTtacagagaagaggaagttTGATGATGGTTTCTTGTTTATTTCTCTGGCATTTGATTGTCCTGGACTTTCAAGTCCACACCTTTCCCAGCAAAGATATGACCGTGCTCGGGGTTCCTCCGATGTACCTCGGAGTCACTGGCCGACCCGGCAGACCGCCCGGCTCATGTCCAATTAGTGCGTAACGGAGAAGGCGTTTTACGGCACCGAGTTTGGCCCCTGGCTTTTTTTGCAAGTTGTCATGAATTGAATTGCATTCACATGCGGAGGTTGGAGGGCCCCCACAATCTTCTGAGATCCCCCTCTATCAGGCCATGGGGAAACTTGTGGGTGCCACGCTTACTTGTAGAGGTACTTGTTATCTGCCGAGGAGCGCCTCGCCATTTTGGGAGTGGCCAATCAGAGACGGTGCCGCGTGCAGCTCGGCCGTTTTCCGCCGCCGAAATCTCTGACCGCGATGCCACTTCCGGTGCTCCACTTCGAGGGAGAAGTAGACGGTACCTAGCACTTTCACTGAGTCAAGTATAGATCTGGTGAGCACGGCCCTTGATGACGCGCTTGGAGGGTTGCTCACGACTTTTTGCCATCTAGAACCCCGGATTGTTGGACATCGTGACCCAACAATGGCTCAAGCGAAGGCCAATTGATGCTCGTCTATGAGTAATTGGGTAATTGCAAACTCGCATTTTATTACGTTGGAGTTTGTTTTCCTGAGGTATCCGGTGGAAGACGCAGAAACGCTTCCGACAGGGGAGTTGCCGGGTATGACAACGGTGTCATGATCACATCGTTACTTTCCAATGCCCAATGATATCCCCGATGTAAACATGGTGTGGACAAGTTGTGCAGCAGAATTATCATGGAGGGTTCAACTGCAGACACGAAAGTAGTCAGTTGACACTCAACACGTCAAGATGTCAGATACCAGAGTATCACGACAGCCACACCGGCTACACATGCTCAGACACACATTAACAATagaatactttttttttgttAAACGCTCAAGATATCATTATTTTACGTCCATAACCCTGTCTCACGACTGAAGCCAAGGCTGGGGGAATCCGCCAACCcactcctcaacctccttcCGTAGCTCgccaatctccttgaccgAAGATCCATCACCAAGGTACTCGAGGAAGGCCTTGACGGTCTTGGGGTTCTTGGCacccttggcctcggcagcCGCACGGGCGTCCTTGTCCACGGCGATGGTGATCTTGACGCCCCGGTCGACAATGTCGGCCACGCGCTTGAAGTCCTCGGCAGTGAAGCCGCGGGTCGTCATGGCGGGGGTTCCAAGACGGAGACCGCCGGGCTTGAGGGCGGAGCGGTCACCGGGGACTGTGTTCTTGTTGCTCGCGACACCGACGAGCTCGAGGACACGCTCGACACGGGCGCCGTCGACGCCCTTGGACTTGAGGTCGACGAGCACCAGGTGGTTGTCGGTGCCGCCAGAGACAAGCTTGTAGCCCAAGCTAGACAGCTGACCGGAGAGAGCTTGCGCGTTTGTGAGCACTGTCTTTTGGTACTCAGCAAACTCGGGGCTCTTGGCCTGGCGGAGGGCGACAGCGAGGGCAGTGATGGTGTGGTTGTGAGGACCGCCCTGGTGGCCGGGGAAGACAGAGGCGTTGATAGGACCCTCAAGGTCATACAGGATCTTGTTGCCCTTCTTATCGGTGCTTCGCACACCCTTGCGGAAGAAGATCATGGcacctcgaggacctcgaaGGGACTTATGGGTAGTAGTCGTCACAACATCTGACTTGTCGAAAGGCGAGGGAATCACACCAGCAGCGACAAGGCCAGAGATGTGAGCCATGTCAGACAAAAGATATGCGCCAACCTCGTCGGCGATGGCACGCATGCGCTCGTAGTCGATAAGGCGAGAGTAGGCAGAGGTTccggcgatgatgatcttGGGTCGGTAGAGGATGGCGTTGTCGCGGAGCTTGTCATAGTCGATCAAGCCGGTCTCCTCGTCCAGGCGGTAGGGAAAGGTCTCGAAGTACTTGGACACCATCGAGATCTTCTTGTGAGGCAGCTGGTAACCGTGGGAGAGATGGCCGCCATGAGGAAGGTCGAGACCCATGATGCGCTCATGGGTGTTGAGGAGGGCAGAGTAAGCGTAAAGGTTGGCAGGAGAGCCAGAAAGAGCTGCAAACCATCAGTATCCTACCCCAAGGAAAGCCATTGACGATTACTTACGCTGAACATTGACACCCCACTGCTCAGGATCAAGACGGAAAGCCTCGAGGGCTCTCTTCTGGCACAGACGCTCGGCCTCGTCAATGTGCTCGTTGCCGCCGTAGTATCGAGCACCGGGGTATCCCTCCGAGTACTTGTTCTGCATGACACTGCCAAGAGCGTCGAGGACGGATCGCGAGGTGAAGTTCTCCGAAgggatgaggttgatgaagTGGTTTTGGCGCGTCTCTTCCTGTAAAGAAGTTAGAGTATGTCAATTgaggttggtggtgatgcttACGCGCTTCAAGATGGCGTGGATCTCAGGGTCGCCATTCTGAAGAGTAGCACCCAGGAGCTATACAAGTCAGCTATCAATGGCCATGATCTCGTCAAAAAATCATTCTCACATCTGTCTGAGAAGCAAAAGTTCTCGTAGAGACACGGCTGGCCAGAGAAGGCTTGCCTCGAAGGCATTGGCCGGTCTGTCGAAGAGCCCTCATGTTGATCATGGCGACGGTATTGTGAGATGGTGAACTAGCTCTCCCAAAAGGACAAAGACAGCTTCAACCAATCTTCAAGAGGAGCTTATcatctaataagaaaagaaaaagaacatGTCCGAGACAAAAAGGTCCCACATCATGTACCGTAGCCCAACCCAGCCATCTCTCCTGCGCCGCCGCCGGATCATGAGTACCTACCAAAACAATCAATCGCCATTGTCACCGAGTTAAACAACGTCACCGAGTCACAATCTGGAGGAATGGAAGTCCGGGAGGGTGCCCCACTCGCGCTCCGAGGTTTTGCGTTAGGGTGGGTTTGAGCCGGAAGTGAGCTACCTCGAGGTACCTGGGAGATCCAAGTGAGTGTCTAGACCCGCCATGGCTTTTGCCCCTAGAACGGCTCTGGAAGGACAAACAGGAAGCTCGGCGTGGTGCTCTAGGGTAAGTAGCTCGCCTCACTTTCTCGCTGATGCTCCTGGTTAGCGCCCAGGGATCCTGGCCTCCACTCCCAGGTCATACATCTCCCCATACGTAATAACCGTATCTACCAAGAACTGACGAGCAGTTCCCCCACTGCCCAAACACCTCCACTCGCTTGTCTGGCACCCCGGAGGTCCCATCCGACATACGGCGTTCGCTCGCCATCAAACCGCGCGCTGCTGCTCgaccaagcaagcaagatCCCAAGGGCCACCCCTTGCTTGGCTTCTACCTACGGGTGTGGCAAAACGGCCTACCTCGTGCAGGCAGGCCGGGACATGCGCTGCTGCGTCCCCCGGATCCTGTATCTGTCAACCCACTCTTCCTCTCCGGCATGCGGCCCATGCCCATCATCCGGAGCAGGACGGGCTGCTTCACTTGCCGTCGTCGCAAGAAGAAGTgcgatgagaagaagcccgtGTGCAGCGGCTGCAAGCGCAACAAGCTCGAGTGTCACTGGCCCGAGCCGACTAACAgtaacaacaacaactcctcttcatcatcgtctcaGCCGCGGACTAGCAAGGCCAGCGCCTCGGTCGCCCCGGACTCGGCGTCGGTGGGTATCCATCGCCCAGTTCAGGTTCAGACTGAGCGCCGGTCCTTCTCGCAGCCTCTCCAGCATCGCCGGCATCAGACCGAGCTTGAATCGGACCATGAGCCGGAGCCCGAGCGGGACCCGGAGGACCAGCCGACGATTGTCGTCTCCGCCTCATCACATCCCGGCTTGCTCCAGAACGGGCCTGGTCCCCCTGACGACACCTCCCCGACGTCTGATGATGCACACATGATTGATGCCGAGGCTGATGACGAGGCTGAGGATCAAGGTCAACCTTCGCCATCCGCATCAACCACAACATCGTCAGCTAGCTCGTCAGACTCACCAACCACTATACTTCCTGCTGCCAGGTATGATCGAGATGTCACCAACGCTCTCGCCCTGGCCGTCGCTTCAGCCGGGCCATCAGATGCAGGCTTCACCATGAACGGCGGCATCCCCATGCCAATGTCGATGCTGCCTCAGCAAGGCCATCATTCCTACGAGCTTCTCAGCTACTACCTAGCACGGACAGCCAACAGCATGGGCAACGGCTCAACAGACGTCAACCCCTTTATCGCCAAGCTCATCCCGCTGGCCTTTTCCAAACCTCTAGTTCTACAGCTTATCCTCGCTCAGAGTGCTGCTCATCGTCAGGCGTCGGCTGAATCGCTGCCAACTGATGAGGTCGCCCAGAGATACTACACGGACTCGTTGCGCATGTTTAGGAATGTCGTCGATGAATACGTCTCTGGGAATGCTGAGAACGCTCTCGTCTTGACTGTCGGGAGTCTCATCATGTGCTTGACCGAGGTCTGCAATGCCCGCAGCTTCTCATAAATCGCTAGATACTGACACTGTCGCAGGTCGCCAAAGGAGACATTCACGGAACCATCTTTGACCATCTTACAGCCTCCAAGTCATTAGTGAGCACGCTACTCACTGGAGGCCAAACTGAACCGTACGGCGACTTGCCGGATTTTCTTATCGAGTACTACATGCACATGGCGGCCACCAGCATGATCTCCATTGATCCCCAGTACAACTCGCAATCACTACTAAGTCCGGACATTGAGTTTCGAGCCAGAGAGCTCGTCACTCGGAAATATGTCGGTCAGCTATGCGGGTGCTGGCTGGAACtactcatcctcatctcccaAATCTTCCATCTCGGACAGAGCATGCTGGCAGTCGTAGATGGACAAACAGTTCCCCCAAGCCCCGACAGTATCGTCAACTTTGCCTTTCTCCAATCACAGGTCATGGGTTTCTTCCCTGATCCTTCAGTCAGTCCCTACTCGCGACTCGCCGGCCTGGTATGGAAGCAGGCCGTCCTCCTCTACCTCTGGTCAGTGCTGGGCACACCTCAGCCACAAGCCAACAACAGTGTCCACAAGGCTTTGATGGATTCTGCTGTGGCAGAGGCAATCACATTACTTGACCAGTTTCCCGCTAGCGAGAGAATAAACACGAGTCTCTGCTGGCCCCTTGCCGTCATCGGCTGCTGCACGTCAGACCCGATTGTGCAGCAGGTTCTAAGGGACCGATTACAGACCATGCTTGACACTATCGGGCTGGGGAACATGAGGCAAACTCTAGTGCTGCTTGAGCATATCTGGCGGGAGCCGTTGGAGCAGGTCAGCCCTTGGACCTTGTGCAGGGCGATGCGGGAGCACCAGATCTGGATATCATTTGCGTGAGACAAGAAGCGCCGAATCCTATCTCTCTATCAAGGGCCAATGGTCTCTGGGCCAACTTCCTAGGCATTTGAAGTGACTGGCTCGTGCGGTGCTCAGTGTCGAGTAGTCTGATCATGGACCGAAAGGCCTTGACACCGCTGACCAGGAACACCCGATGGCTTCCAAAACACCTGCCGAAAAGGACAGACTCCAGATGTCACATCTCTAGCCTTTCCATAAACATGTTGTTTTGTGGGATAGTGGATGCCATGAAACAGCTACTGGAGCAGTAGAGCAACTGTTGGCCACCATAGCTACAGCCTCACAGCGGCTCTTGGTGACGCTGTACCAGCTCGCTCTGCCGACCCTGAGTGAGTGTATTGGTAACACTACCCGAGCTACCGTTAAGGAGTGCGATTTTACGACTCGCCGCCAACGCGTTCTTAGTTCCCGTGCCGAGCGTCGCGACATGAAGGGCAACGGTAGCTGGGTCGCCCAGACTAAGGACCTTGGATATTTGTGTGGTTCTTTTTGCAAAGGGAACATTTTGGATGTAAATATATAGCCCGTATCAGTACATAATAGATAATGTATACCCTTGGAACGTGCGACGTTGACGTAGTGGGATGAGACGAGTAGTATCATCAAACAGCTATGTGACCAAGACAATAGTCCTTCTATTCCTGTTCTATGCTCATCAAACTCATAAAATGACATGACCAACTCTCAAAATCATCGCTCACAGCAAAAACTCCCAAATCTTGGAAGACACAAGCACTCCGTCGTGCGCCGCCCGAGCTCTCGTGATGCCCTCCTCGTACATGTCCTTGTCAAAGATCTTTTGCTCATATCTCGCCTCCATAATCTCCGACATGATAAAGTCATCAAACTCGGGGTGTGCCTGGAAGGAAATGACGCGACCTGGCTCGTAGAGGCCTTGGACCTCACATCGAGGGCTGCTGCCTAGGCTGACGAGGCCCTTTGGAACGTCCAGGACGGCGTCTCGGTGCATCTGATGCAGGCCCTGTTGCACTTGTTAGTATACAAAGATTAAAtggaggatgttgaggcATACGAGTGACGAAACGCCCAGCAGTTTCTGTCCGGTCTCGTTGAGGTTGATCCTGTCAACGCAAATCTCCCATCCTCCCGGGCTTAGTCCGACGTTTGCACCCAGCGCCCGGCCGATAATCTGATGACCAAAGCAGATACCAACAATAGGCTTCTTGGTGGTTGTGTACACCTTGCTGACAAAGTCGACCAACTTCAAAATCCAAGGATCATCGTGGAAAGCAGTGAACTCTGTAAAGGTCAGCTTGCGCAACTCAGAGATAAGCGGGTATGATACGCACTGCTTCCAGTCAACAAGAAGCCATCCACATCATCGACGTTGGGATACTCCTGCGCCGTGACAACATCCCATTTGCTCAGATCAAGGCTCACGTCGCTTCCCTTCTCACCCAGGCCGTCGAGgcccttgagaagaaggtccCGAAAGATGTCCCCATACGAGCCACGCGAAGCGTTGACAGAGGGAAAGGGAGTATCACACTCCAACACAGCAAGTCGAAAGTTGCGCGTCATCGTTATCCGAATATCTCAAGAGAAGTGCTAGAAAGGTTATCCTGCCCTCCAACATTCAAGGCAGCCCTACCCCGGGCCTTTAATCAAGCACCCCTCCTTCTGCCGGCCTTCGGAGGTTGTTGGACAATAGCCGCCCCGACCACCGGCATTTGTCATTCGGGTTGTCCTCATTAGGAAGAAGCGCGAGAGCGGAAAACGACGTCATTGGGTTGGCTTTATCTCGTTCGGTCCGCCGTTTGCCGCGACTCCACATCGAACCCCGTGCCACGCCTTCGAACCTGGGGGAAAGATGAGATGAAGCGCGGAGCAGATTGCAGGGCTTAGTTTATGATATCAAGATTGCGGGGGAGTATTAGCTCTGAGTCATGGTACACGTGGTTTCTCAAGGTTGTCCTTTGGAAGTCGAGATGTGGGAGGAGCGCGCTATCAGGTTCATGTCTGAGGCGCGCCAAGTTATATTCATGGCTAATAAAGAACTAGGCGGTTCTATTCATGTCTAAGCCTTTTTCATAAACAGAAAAGAACAGCATCTCTGCAACATATCGCATAGACAAGGAACACAGCTCTAGCTTTTGGAGGGGAGAGGTAACTGACCGACAAGTTTACGCAACGACGACATGGCAGAAAGGATCGTGAAGGATTAAAAGTAGCTGAATGTCTAGATAGATACTACACAATAGAGAAGATACGGCGGCGCTGGTGATGCAGAATGACATCAGGTCGGACATTCCACGAAATAGTGTCCAAGTTAAAACATAGCCTTATAAACATTGCATAGCGGATACACAGGGTATTGTGGACTTGAATCATCGAATATTAGGACTTTTAAGCTATAGAAATGTGTGGAATATGAGATAGAGGATTATTCTAATGGCAATTTTGGGGGAAGTTGCAGTGTCTTGAGGCCGGTCATCAGACACTTTCCCTCGTTCTCGTGGCATTAAGCAGAGGGCAACATAGCTAGGAATGGATTTTTCACACCCTCATAGATTTCATATAATAGGCTAAACTAGTTTATGGGCCTGAAAATGGGATTCATCAAGAAATAGTCAAAAGGGAATCAAGATAGTTACCCTATCCAGAGTCTTACTGGCTGTGAGAGGGTTGAATGTTCACCTGGAGACATTGAGCGAATACCCTTGAGATCCATCACGGCTTTCCCTAAAATAGAAGCCCATTGTCTATCGCCTTTATCTCTGCCATGTGCCCCATGGCTTGGTGCTGATTTGGAGGTAGGGTTAGGAGCACCAACAAAGCCAGAACGAACAAAGAGATGAAAGATGTCCACTATGCCACAGCGAAGAAACTGAAAGACGCGTGGTTTTATGCTCTCACCTAACCCAGAGATTCTAACAAAGATATGGTTTGAGGTGTGGGATAAGCCGGATATATCACCCAAGGTAGTGCGGTTTCTAGACAACGCTACGCAACGTAACGCAATCTGAATCTCTCACTACCACTTCCAACATGTCAAGCACAAGTTCTGATGATCAGGTGCCCATTCAAGCACCTCTCTGCAAGAAGCACTTCAAAAATTATGCACGTCGTCAGATAGAACTCGAGGTTGAAGCAGACAGCGCTGCAAGACCTGAGAAGAATATCGAGGAGCCTCCACAGCCTACCCGGATTCAGCCAAGACGAGCCGTAAAGGACAAATACTTAAGGACCAAGATCGACACCAAGAAAAGGAATGCCGATGAAGCATTCGATGAGTCCAAGAGGAGAAAAACACAGACAGAGGATGAGTTTGAAGTCGACGACCCGTGGACTTCGTTTGCGATTTCACTGGACCAGATGGAAACCAGAGCGATCAAACAAGCCAAAAGACGCATGTCCCACAACTGTCCCTTTGGGCCTGTACCATGGGTATGTAGTCTCTGCGTCGATGAAATCAACAAGTCGTCAAAGGAGGCTTCGTCCCCAAGGAGTCCGCCCATCGCACCGGTGGCTGATATGGCCCCTGTTGGCGAACAGCTGAAACTTCACTCAAGGGGCATTTTGAATAAGGGAAGCAGATCCAAGTTTAGGTGTGGTGATATGGATTGTACTATCGATGCTTGTGGGGAGACCATGTTTATGTTTCTATAGTCTTGAAGGAGAAGTGATACCAGCGTGCG
The window above is part of the Fusarium falciforme chromosome 3, complete sequence genome. Proteins encoded here:
- a CDS encoding Glycine cleavage system H protein, producing MSGFIARQAWATASRVRSSALRAPQTAFACKAASIAPRRCFSVSLNLLKRRYTESHEWVDLADDGKTCTIGISNYAAEALGDVVYVELPATGDETTEGESFGTVESVKSASDIVAPVSGSVVEVNEPLNDSPADLGKDPEGEGWLIKVEAEDVSALEGLMDEAAYAEHTKDH
- a CDS encoding Serine hydroxymethyltransferase, encoding MINMRALRQTGQCLRGKPSLASRVSTRTFASQTDLLGATLQNGDPEIHAILKREETRQNHFINLIPSENFTSRSVLDALGSVMQNKYSEGYPGARYYGGNEHIDEAERLCQKRALEAFRLDPEQWGVNVQPLSGSPANLYAYSALLNTHERIMGLDLPHGGHLSHGYQLPHKKISMVSKYFETFPYRLDEETGLIDYDKLRDNAILYRPKIIIAGTSAYSRLIDYERMRAIADEVGAYLLSDMAHISGLVAAGVIPSPFDKSDVVTTTTHKSLRGPRGAMIFFRKGVRSTDKKGNKILYDLEGPINASVFPGHQGGPHNHTITALAVALRQAKSPEFAEYQKTVLTNAQALSGQLSSLGYKLVSGGTDNHLVLVDLKSKGVDGARVERVLELVGVASNKNTVPGDRSALKPGGLRLGTPAMTTRGFTAEDFKRVADIVDRGVKITIAVDKDARAAAEAKGAKNPKTVKAFLEYLGDGSSVKEIGELRKEVEEWVGGFPQPWLQS
- a CDS encoding Zn(2)-C6 fungal-type domain-containing protein, encoding MRPMPIIRSRTGCFTCRRRKKKCDEKKPVCSGCKRNKLECHWPEPTNSNNNNSSSSSSQPRTSKASASVAPDSASVGIHRPVQVQTERRSFSQPLQHRRHQTELESDHEPEPERDPEDQPTIVVSASSHPGLLQNGPGPPDDTSPTSDDAHMIDAEADDEAEDQGQPSPSASTTTSSASSSDSPTTILPAARYDRDVTNALALAVASAGPSDAGFTMNGGIPMPMSMLPQQGHHSYELLSYYLARTANSMGNGSTDVNPFIAKLIPLAFSKPLVLQLILAQSAAHRQASAESLPTDEVAQRYYTDSLRMFRNVVDEYVSGNAENALVLTVGSLIMCLTEVAKGDIHGTIFDHLTASKSLVSTLLTGGQTEPYGDLPDFLIEYYMHMAATSMISIDPQYNSQSLLSPDIEFRARELVTRKYVGQLCGCWLELLILISQIFHLGQSMLAVVDGQTVPPSPDSIVNFAFLQSQVMGFFPDPSVSPYSRLAGLVWKQAVLLYLWSVLGTPQPQANNSVHKALMDSAVAEAITLLDQFPASERINTSLCWPLAVIGCCTSDPIVQQVLRDRLQTMLDTIGLGNMRQTLVLLEHIWREPLEQVSPWTLCRAMREHQIWISFA
- a CDS encoding GATase domain-containing protein gives rise to the protein MTRNFRLAVLECDTPFPSVNASRGSYGDIFRDLLLKGLDGLGEKGSDVSLDLSKWDVVTAQEYPNVDDVDGFLLTGSKFTAFHDDPWILKLVDFVSKVYTTTKKPIVGICFGHQIIGRALGANVGLSPGGWEICVDRINLNETGQKLLGVSSLGLHQMHRDAVLDVPKGLVSLGSSPRCEVQGLYEPGRVISFQAHPEFDDFIMSEIMEARYEQKIFDKDMYEEGITRARAAHDGVLVSSKIWEFLL